One part of the Humulus lupulus chromosome 9, drHumLupu1.1, whole genome shotgun sequence genome encodes these proteins:
- the LOC133802554 gene encoding uncharacterized protein LOC133802554 has protein sequence MPLSTTAIGALLGLGTQMYSNALRKLPYMRHPWEHVLGMGIGVVFVNKLVKWDAQLQVDLDKMLEKAKAANESRYFDEDDD, from the exons ATGCCGCTGAGTACGACCGCTATCGGAGCACTCTTGGGATTGGGCACCCAGATGTACTCCAATGCCCTCCGCAAGCTCCCTTACATGCGCC aTCCTTGGGAACACGTTTTGGGGATGGGAATTGGAGTGGTGTTTGTAAATAAGCTGGTCAAATGGGACGCCCAGCTCCAGGTAGACCTGGACAAGATGCTCGAGAAGGCCAAGGCCGCCAACGAAAGCCGTTACTTTG ATGAAGATGATGATTAG